One genomic region from Sphingomonas paeninsulae encodes:
- a CDS encoding DUF4112 domain-containing protein: MVNAKMPDFETLSRKIGVGGSDPASVRKRIEAMERLLEGLFVVPGTKQRFGLDFILDLIPVGGDIVGAAMGAYMVWEARNLGMPKNAYVRMAGNVGLNALLGAIPFIGAVPDFFFRSNTRNLKIIKKHLDRHHPGTAIIDG; this comes from the coding sequence ATGGTCAATGCGAAAATGCCCGATTTTGAAACCCTGAGCCGCAAGATCGGCGTCGGTGGCAGCGACCCTGCCTCCGTCCGCAAACGGATCGAGGCGATGGAACGATTGCTGGAGGGGTTGTTCGTGGTTCCCGGCACCAAACAGCGGTTCGGGCTGGACTTCATCCTCGACCTCATCCCCGTCGGCGGCGACATCGTAGGAGCGGCTATGGGCGCGTACATGGTGTGGGAAGCCCGCAACCTGGGGATGCCAAAGAACGCTTACGTCCGAATGGCCGGCAACGTCGGCCTGAACGCCTTGTTAGGCGCAATCCCGTTTATCGGGGCGGTGCCGGACTTTTTCTTCCGATCGAATACGCGCAACCTGAAAATCATCAAGAAGCACCTCGACCGGCATCATCCCGGCACCGCAATCATCGATGGCTAA